AGCCGACTGCGGCGAGGCGTGCGCCGCGCGTCACCTCGGCGACGTGGTGCAGCGTCGTCGAAGGATAGGCGACCAGCGATCCTGCCGGCAGCTTCACGTCCTCCTCGCCGGCCGACGTCTCGATGACCAGCGCGCCGCCGTCGTAGGTGTCGGGATCGGAGAGGAACAGCGTGAACGACACGTCGCTGCGGATGCCGTTCATCAGCGCGTCGTCCACATGACTGCCGTAGGCCATGCCCGGCTCGTAGCGCGACAGGACGAGCGGCGACAGCGACTTCGGCCGCGTCACCAGGCGGAAGAGGGGATGGTTGCCGATCTTCGCCGACAGCGTCTCGCGCAGCGACTGGACGATGACGTCGGCCGAGGCGGCCTGCAGGTTGTTCTTGA
The sequence above is drawn from the Bauldia sp. genome and encodes:
- a CDS encoding Fe2+-dependent dioxygenase, giving the protein MITVIADVLDATETTAARETLGKVAFVDGRATAGWHAKLVKNNLQAASADVIVQSLRETLSAKIGNHPLFRLVTRPKSLSPLVLSRYEPGMAYGSHVDDALMNGIRSDVSFTLFLSDPDTYDGGALVIETSAGEEDVKLPAGSLVAYPSTTLHHVAEVTRGARLAAVGWARSFIRDQSRRELLFDLDTARQSLFQKQGKTAEFDLLSKTSANLLRMWAED